From the Primulina tabacum isolate GXHZ01 chromosome 3, ASM2559414v2, whole genome shotgun sequence genome, one window contains:
- the LOC142540044 gene encoding transmembrane 9 superfamily member 12, whose translation MLKMELILISRRKLCTVFIYLVLTLQACNGFYLPGSYMHTYSTGEEIYAKVNSLTSIETELPFSYYSLPYCPPLGGVKKSAENLGELLMGDQIDNSPYRFRMNVNETVYLCTTSPLSDHEVKLLKQRTRDMYQVNINLDNLPAMRYTEQNGLKIQWTGFPVGYTPANSDDDYIINHLKFTVLIHEYEGAGVEIIGTGEEGMGVISQSDKKKASGYEIVGFEVVPCSIKNDPEKMSKLHMYDNSTSVSCPKELDKSQIIREQERVSFTYEVAFVKSDIRWPSRWDAYLRMEGSRVHWFSILNSLMVIFFLAGIVFVIFLRTVRRDLTRYEELDKEAQAQMNEELSGWKLVVGDVFREPSHSKLLCVMVGNGVQITGMSLVTLVFAALGFMSPASRGMLLTGMIMLYLFLGIAAGYTSVRMWRTIKGSSEGWKSVSWSVACFFPGIVFVILTALNFILWGSNSTGAIPISLYFTLFALWFCISVPLTLVGGFLGTQAEPIQYPVQTNQIPREIPSRKYPSWLLILGAGTLPFGTLFIELFFILSSIWLGRFYYVFGFLLIVMLLLVTVCAEVSVVLTYMHLCVEDWTWWWKAFYASGSVALYVFLYSINYLVFDLQSLSGTVSAALYVGYSLIMAVAIMLSTGTIGFLTSFYFVHYLFSSVKID comes from the coding sequence ATGCTGAAAATGGAATTGATCTTGATTTCAAGAAGAAAATTATGTACTGTTTTCATCTACTTGGTACTCACATTACAAGCATGTAATGGTTTTTATCTACCCGGAAGTTATATGCATACATACTCAACAGGGGAAGAGATTTATGCCAAAGTGAATTCTTTGACCTCCATTGAAACTGAGCTTCCCTTCAGCTATTACAGTCTTCCTTATTGTCCACCTCTAGGGGGAGTCAAGAAAAGTGCTGAAAATCTTGGAGAACTTCTAATGGGAGATCAAATCGATAATTCTCCATACCGTTTCAGAATGAATGTTAACGAAACCGTGTACCTATGCACTACATCTCCTTTGAGTGACCACGAGGTCAAACTTTTGAAACAGAGGACTCGGGATATGTATCAGGTTAACATCAATCTCGACAATTTGCCTGCTATGAGGTATACAGAGCAAAATGGACTTAAAATCCAATGGACTGGGTTTCCAGTTGGATACACTCCTGCCAACAGTGACGATGATTACATTATCAATCATCTCAAGTTTACAGTTTTGATTCATGAGTACGAAGGAGCAGGTGTGGAGATTATTGGTACTGGAGAAGAAGGTATGGGTGTAATCTCACAATCTGATAAAAAGAAGGCTTCAGGTTATGAGATTGTTGGTTTTGAGGTTGTTCCTTGCAGCATTAAGAATGACCCGGAGAAGATGTCAAAACTTCACATGTATGATAATAGTACATCTGTAAGCTGTCCAAAGGAGCTTGACAAATCTCAGATTATCAGGGAGCAAGAGCGGGTGTCATTTACCTATGAGGTTGCATTTGTGAAAAGCGACATTAGGTGGCCATCTCGGTGGGATGCATATCTGAGGATGGAAGGATCCCGTGTGCACTGGTTCTCAATTCTGAACTCATTGATGGTGATTTTCTTCTTGGCAGGCATTGTTTTTGTCATCTTCTTGAGAACGGTGAGAAGAGATTTGACAAGGTATGAAGAGTTAGACAAAGAAGCCCAGGCGCAGATGAATGAGGAGCTCTCTGGATGGAAGCTTGTGGTTGGTGACGTCTTCAGAGAACCATCACACTCAAAGTTACTTTGTGTCATGGTTGGAAATGGAGTTCAAATTACCGGGATGTCACTTGTCACTCTCGTGTTTGCCGCCCTTGGTTTCATGTCACCGGCTTCACGAGGTATGCTGTTAACCGGTATGATAATGCTTTATCTTTTCCTTGGAATTGCTGCTGGTTACACAAGTGTACGCATGTGGAGGACCATAAAAGGTTCATCTGAAGGGTGGAAATCAGTTTCTTGGTCAGTAGCATGCTTCTTTCCGGGAATTGTCTTTGTTATCTTGACAGCTTTGAATTTCATTCTTTGGGGAAGTAATAGCACCGGTGCTATTCCCATTTCCTTGTATTTTACACTCTTTGCACTTTGGTTCTGTATCTCGGTGCCACTCACTCTTGTCGGAGGATTCTTAGGCACACAAGCTGAGCCGATACAATACCCTGTCCAAACCAATCAAATCCCAAGAGAGATCCCCTCACGCAAATATCCCTCATGGCTACTAATTCTTGGTGCTGGAACTCTCCCATTCGGAACCCTTTTTATCGAACTGTTCTTCATACTCTCCAGCATCTGGCTTGGaagattttattacgtatttggtttcttgctcattgtaatGCTGTTGTTGGTAACCGTTTGTGCTGAAGTTTCTGTTGTCCTAACGTACATGCATCTCTGCGTCGAGGATTGGACGTGGTGGTGGAAAGCGTTCTATGCTTCGGGTTCAGTTGCACTGTATGTGTTCCTCTATTCCATAAACTACCTCGTCTTCGACCTACAGAGTTTGAGTGGGACCGTGTCAGCTGCACTCTATGTTGGATACTCGCTGATAATGGCAGTTGCCATTATGCTTTCTACTGGCACCATCGGTTTTCTCACTTCATTTTACTTTGTCCATTACCTATTCTCGTCAGTAAAGATTGATTGA